A single region of the Glycine max cultivar Williams 82 chromosome 20, Glycine_max_v4.0, whole genome shotgun sequence genome encodes:
- the LOC100814522 gene encoding uncharacterized protein has product MFGCKSLCWDSVPEFTDPDPLPFSLPSPLPQWPQGGSFACGRICLGEIEVIKVNKFEKVWRCTSLNGKSLGFTFYRPLEIPEGFFCLGHYCQSNDQPLRGYVLVARDTSSDASTLESPALEKPLNYSLIWSLDSHDECVYFWLPNPPTGYKAMGIVVTSSPNEPEVEEVRCVRDDLTESCETSDLLLTVKSKYSKDSFQVWNTQPCDRGMLARGVAVGAFFCGSTSVDPEQVVDIACLKNLDSSLHAMPNQNQIHALIQHYGPTVYFHPDEKYLPSSVQWFFKNGAVLHAAGNKKGIAIDYQGSNLPSGGTNDGAFWIDLPTDADARNNLKKGNIESAELYVHVKPALGGAYTDIVMWVFCPFNGPATLKVALMNIEMNKIGEHIGDWEHFTLRISNFTGELWSVYFSQHSGGGWVNAFDLEFIKGNKPIVYSSKDGHASFPHPGTYLQGSSKLGIGVRNDAAPSKFIVDSSIKYQIVAAEYLGDGVIAEPCWLQYMREWGPTIVYDSRSEIEKIINLLPLFVRFSVENLFELFPTELYGEEGPTGPKEKDNWLGDEYC; this is encoded by the exons ATGTTTGGGTGCAAGAGTTTATGCTGGGATTCTGTCCCTGAATTCACTGACCCTGATCCACTTCCCTTTTCTCTGCCTTCACCCCTTCCTCAATGGCCACAAG GTGGTAGTTTTGCATGTGGAAGAATATGCCTTGGAGAAATAGAAGTTATAAAAGTAAACAAGTTTGAGAAGGTTTGGAGATGCACAAGTTTGAATGGGAAATCGCTTGGTTTCACATTTTATAGACCTTTGGAAATTCCAGAAGGCTTTTTCTGCCTTGGTCACTATTGCCAGTCCAATGACCAGCCATTGAGAGGATATGTTCTTGTGGCCCGTGACACTAGTTCTGATGCCTCCACTCTAGAATCTCCTGCTCTGGAAAAGCCACTTAACTACTCGTTAATATGGAGCCTGGATTCTCATGATGAATGTGTTTACTTTTGGTTGCCAAACCCTCCAACGGGTTATAAAGCCATGGGCATAGTAGTTACTAGCAGTCCTAATGAACCTGAAGTTGAAGAAGTTAGATGTGTGCGAGATGATCTCACAGAAAGTTGTGAGACTTCTGATCTGTTACTGACTGTAAagtcaaaatattcaaaagattCATTTCAGGTTTGGAATACACAACCCTGTGATAGAGGTATGTTAGCTAGAGGTGTAGCTGTTGGGGCATTCTTCTGTGGAAGTACATCTGTTGATCCTGAACAAGTGGTGGATATTGCGTGCTTgaagaatcttgattcttccttgCACGCGATGCCAAATCAGAACCAGATTCATGCACTTATTCAGCATTATGGTCCCACTGTGTACTTTCATCCTGATGAGAAGTACTTGCCATCATCAGTGCAATGGTTTTTTAAGAATGGAGCAGTTTTGCATGCAGCAGGCAATAAGAAAGGTATAGCTATAGATTATCAGGGCTCAAATTTACCTAGTGGTGGAACAAATGATGGTGCCTTTTGGATTGATTTGCCTACTGATGCTGATGCAAGAAACAATCTAAAGAAGGGAAACATAGAGAGTGCTGAACTCTATGTTCATGTAAAACCAGCATTGGGAGGAGCCTATACTGATATTGTGATGTGGGTTTTTTGCCCCTTCAATGGACCTGCCACCCttaaagtggcattgatgaacATTGAGATGAACAAGATAGGAGAACACATAGGTGACTGGGAGCACTTCACCCTTAGGATAAGCAACTTCACTGGAGAGCTATGGTCTGTTTACTTCTCTCAGCATAGTGGAGGTGGATGGGTAAATGCATTTGATCTGGAGTTTATTAAGGGGAATAAGCCAATTGTTTATTCATCAAAAGATGGCCATGCTAGCTTCCCTCATCCTGGGACTTACCTTCAGGGATCATCCAAACTAGGAATAGGAGTACGCAATGATGCAGCTCCAAGCAAATTTATTGTGGATTCGAGCATCAAATATCAGATTGTTGCAGCCGAGTATCTTGGTGATGGAGTCATTGCAGAACCATGCTGGTTGCAGTATATGAGAGAGTGGGGTCCTACCATTGTGTATGATTCACGGTCTGAGATAGAGAAGATAATAAATCTGCTCCCACTATTTGTTAGATTTTCTGTGGAGAACTTATTTGAACTATTTCCAACGGAGCTTTATGGTGAGGAGGGGCCAACTGGTCCAAAGGAGAAGGATAATTGGCTAGGAGATGAATATTGCTAG
- the LOC100818939 gene encoding plasmodesmata-located protein 2 has translation MSIAHSNVVFPNVPIPQSSSVSLSCSSKTVSDYSILVYKTCASQTFNDQLTKTYSQTLNSLLQQLIAQSSQQKFFKNTEAVSDDAAISGLFQCRDDIGIKDCFNCVNLLHQMSNTLCSDSMPTRVQLDGCYIHYETEELPETNGESKSYSNFLLHKECGEPVVDYIKFKEFMDEAFVNLESGIPNSNGFYTMNYKSVKLMAQCEGDSNICDCSNCVSDAVQVAKEECGTSLSAQIYLDKCFISYYGIPGNSVPGARRNNNTEKLAAIIVGGAAALFLGFAFLSLLKSWFRKDDYE, from the exons ATGTCCATTGCACACTCCAATGTGgtttttccaaatgttcccATTCCACAATCCTCCTCAGTTTCACTTTCTTGCTCTTCCAAAACAGTTTCCGATTACAGCATTTTAGTGTACAAAACCTGTGCAAGCCAAACCTTTAACGACCAATTAACTAAAACTTATTCTCAAACACTCAACTCTCTGCTCCAACAACTCATTGCACAATCCTCCCAACAAAAGTTCTTCAAAAACACGGAAGCCGTTAGCGACGACGCAGCCATCTCAGGCCTTTTCCAATGTAGAGACGATATCGGCATAAAAGATTGTTTTAACTGCGTAAACTTGCTGCATCAGATGTCAAACACCTTGTGCAGTGATTCCATGCCAACACGGGTTCAACTTGACGGTTGCTACATTCACTACGAGACAGAGGAGCTTCCAGAAACAAATGGTGAATCTAAAAGTTATAGCAATTTCTTGCTTCACAAGGAGTGTGGGGAACCGGTTGTGGACTATATCAAGTTCAAAGAGTTTATGGACGAGGCGTTTGTGAATCTGGAAAGTGGGATTCCGAACAGTAATGGGTTCTATACGATGAATTATAAATCAGTGAAATTGATGGCGCAGTGTGAAGGGGATTCAAATATTTGTGACTGTAGCAACTGCGTGAGCGATGCAGTGCAGGTTGCTAAGGAAGAATGCGGAACTTCACTTTCGGCACAAATATATCTTGACAAGTGTTTCATAAGCTACTATGGCATTCCTGGAAACTCTGTCCCAG GGGCAAGAAGAAATAACAACACCGAAAAGTTGGCAGCGATAATTGTTGGAGGGGCCGCAGCTCTGTTTTTGGGTTTTGCTTTTTTATCACTGCTTAAGTCTTGGTTTAGAAAAGACGATTATGAATAG
- the LOC100820003 gene encoding uncharacterized protein, which translates to MSVAVVNSFTITEFVNDKAKFDGFVNEWFARIDENGDGKLSRDKIRGRLGMLLPFGSELQPQQENEEIFKRFDEDGNGALDLKEFKALMTEIMNAAARSIGGSPVIVLLGKDSLLMKAVQHELATRSSHS; encoded by the coding sequence ATGAGCGTAGCGGTAGTGAACAGCTTCACCATAACAGAGTTCGTAAATGACAAGGCTAAGTTTGATGGTTTCGTGAATGAATGGTTTGCGAGGATAGATGAGAATGGCGATGGGAAGCTTTCGCGTGACAAAATCCGAGGGAGGTTAGGGATGCTCTTGCCTTTCGGTTCGGAGTTGCAGCCACAGCAAGAGAACGAAGAGATATTCAAAAGGTTCGATGAAGATGGGAATGGTGCACTTGATCTGAAGGAGTTCAAGGCCTTAATGACCGAGATTATGAATGCCGCTGCTCGTAGCATTGGTGGCTCTCCCGTCATTGTGCTTCTTGGAAAAGATAGCTTGCTCATGAAGGCTGTTCAACATGAATTGGCAACTCGCTCTTCTCATTCTTAG
- the LOC100819479 gene encoding histone-lysine N-methyltransferase SUVR4, with product MKPTSSSQALQRMSSEVERISTLPCMPARDRKLHRGKASAAGHCEDPIDEPSNPRVQRKNISNDHQQKELMIPRTEKLKLHLGPVSTSYNGSANASNGNCCAKSLSALYQNVPKKDATSACNNSKRTQKGSIDIASSPLGEIKISLNCEAALGQPNFRIPDLDAIMKSIEEKYLKAHKIVEPQSSMVKLLDDLCGIYLKLGLSLNRNGSTPKSANSRNVACLPLQAVTEDDKNSFHFLDDITKGSENVKISLLDETGSEDVPQFNYIPYNVIYQDANVNISLARIADEGCCADCAGDCLSLSLPCACSQETGGEFAYTPRGLLKEIFLKDCMSMKLEPLDHHFVYCQECPVERSRNDIMAEPCKGHLVRKFIKECWRKCGCDMQCGNRVVQRGLRCKLQVFLTREGKGWGIRTLEDLPKGCFVCEYAGEILTNTELYERIMQKSGNDRHTYPVTLDADWGSEGVLKDEEALCLDATYNGNVARFINHRCSDANLIDIPVEVETPDRHYYHLALFTNRNVNAYEELTWDYGIDFDDHEHPIKAFNCCCGSGFCRDKKQKGTRLLKGKKLKEIHARKTE from the exons ATGAAGCCCACGAGCAGTTCACAAGCATTGCAGAGAATGTCGAGTGAGGTAGAAAGGATCTCAACTTTACCTTGCATGCCTGCTAGAGATAGAAAATTGCATCGTGGGAAGGCATCAGCTGCAGGGCATTGTGAAGATCCAATTGATGAACCAAGCAATCCTCGTGTCCAGaggaaaaatatatcaaatgatCATCAACAGAAGGAGCTGATGATACCAAGAACTGAGAAACTTAAGTTACATCTTGGACCTGTTTCAACGAGTTACAATG GCTCAGCTAATGCTTCAAATGGAAATTGTTGTGCCAAATCTCTATCAGCTCTGTATCAGAATGTGCCCAAGAAAGATGCTACCTCAGCATGCAATAATAGTAAAAGAACTCAGAAGGGTAGTATTGACATTGCCTCTTCACCTTtgggagaaattaaaatttctttaaacTGCGAAGCTGCTTTGGGACAACCAAACTTCCGTATTCCTGATTTGGATGCTATCATGAAATCCATTGAGGAGAAATACCTGAAGGCTCACAAGATAGTCGAGCCTCAATCATCTATGGTTAAGCTATTAGATGATTTATGTGGAATTTACTTGAAGCTGGGCTTGAGTTTAAATCGAAACGGGTCAACTCCCAAGTCTGCAAATTCACGCAATGTGGCATGTCTGCCACTGCAAGCTGTTACTGAAGATGACAAGAATTCCTTTCACTTTCTCGATGACATAACAAAAGGTTCCGAGAATGTTAAAATATCACTGTTGGATGAAACTGGAAGTGAGGACGTGCCTCAGTTTAATTACATACCCTATaatgtaatatatcaagatgctaacgTCAATATTTCACTTGCTCGTATTGCGGATGAGGGTTGCTGTGCTGATTGTGCTGGCGACTGTCTTTCCTTATCACTTCCATGTGCATGTTCTCAAGAAACAGGTGGAGAGTTTGCTTACACTCCACGAGGCTTgttgaaagaaatatttttaaaagattgcaTGTCTATGAAATTGGAACCTCTAGATCATCATTTTGTGTATTGCCAAGAATGCCCAGTGGAGAGGTCCAGGAATGACATCATGGCCGAACCATGCAAGGGGCATCTGGTTAGGAAGTTTATCAAGGAATGCTGGAGGAAATGTGGTTGTGACATGCAGTGTGGAAATCGGGTAGTGCAACGGGGTTTAAGATGTAAATTGCAG GTGTTTTTGACTCGAGAAGGAAAGGGATGGGGCATCAGAACTCTAGAAGATTTGCCCAAGGGATGTTTTGTATGTGAATATGCAGGGGAAATATTAACCAATACAGAATTATATGAAAGGATTATGCAGAAAAGCGGCAATGACAGACATACATATCCTGTAACCCTTGATGCAGATTGGGGCTCGGAAGGGGTGTTAAAGGATGAGGAGGCACTATGCTTAGATGCAACATATAATGGAAATGTTGCAAGGTTTATCAATCATAG ATGCTCGGACGCAAATCTGATAGACATTCCAGTTGAAGTAGAGACACCTGATCGTCACTATTATCAT CTTGCTCTCTTCACAAACAGAAATGTGAATGCATACGAGGAATTGACATGG GACTATGGTATTGACTTCGATGATCATGAGCACCCCATTAAAGcatttaattgttgttgtggaAGTGGCTTCTGTCGTGATAAGAAACAAAAAG GAACTAGATTATTGAAAGGTAAAAAACTCAAGGAGATACATGCCAGAAAGACGGAGTAG